Proteins co-encoded in one Anabaena sphaerica FACHB-251 genomic window:
- a CDS encoding DnaJ domain-containing protein translates to MSQNGTQLKPENTYYALLGLHPSASVIDIRRAYRELSKQYHPDTTELPATVATTKFQEINEAYATLSHPERRLSYDLKIGYSRFGVIQAPTDLNHPVNKPYDFSRSMYLDASDRPLSSGEIFVLFVLGLTLVGCLLLAIAVAVLRGEPSLQTQLSPHLNTQQQITHISQHLHPIQTHNFEF, encoded by the coding sequence GTGAGTCAAAACGGGACACAGCTAAAGCCAGAAAATACATATTACGCCCTGCTAGGACTACACCCTTCCGCATCGGTGATTGATATCCGTCGCGCTTATCGAGAACTGAGTAAACAGTATCATCCAGATACAACAGAATTACCTGCTACAGTTGCTACTACCAAATTTCAGGAAATTAACGAAGCTTACGCCACCCTCAGTCATCCAGAACGGCGTTTAAGCTATGATTTAAAGATTGGCTATTCTCGCTTTGGGGTAATTCAAGCACCAACGGATTTAAATCATCCTGTGAATAAACCCTATGATTTCTCAAGGTCAATGTATCTGGATGCGAGCGATCGCCCCCTTTCCTCTGGAGAAATCTTTGTATTATTTGTGTTAGGCTTAACCCTCGTGGGTTGTTTACTACTAGCGATCGCTGTCGCCGTTCTTCGTGGTGAACCCAGTTTACAAACTCAACTTTCCCCACATCTGAATACACAACAACAAATAACCCATATTTCCCAACATCTACACCCGATACAAACTCATAATTTTGAATTTTGA
- the cdaA gene encoding diadenylate cyclase CdaA: MRDWWKQWLTTNMGWSQSLLLGTLDILLVLALTYMILVIISERRTLWMVRGFILLMLASAFSGTLGLPLLNFVLEKLVIGCAVAMAVALQSEFRRFLEQLGRGEFRQLFQPNRLAVPKSDSVIDEIVDAVKELSKNRIGALLILETSGPIDERDFSVPGVKLNAEVSKELIQTIFQPKTLLHDGATLIRGSRIVSSGIILPLSGRTASRQLGTRHRAAMGITERVENCICVVVSEETGSISLAERGTLYRPLTIRKLKESLEARFSPTVDREAVAPGLFSLGRQLGGQTLAFVLRLLRLPLIASRQKNKTEK; the protein is encoded by the coding sequence ATGAGAGATTGGTGGAAGCAATGGCTGACGACAAACATGGGATGGTCACAGTCCTTGCTGCTTGGGACTCTGGATATTCTGTTAGTGCTGGCGTTGACATACATGATCCTGGTGATTATTAGTGAACGCCGAACGCTGTGGATGGTACGAGGCTTTATACTGTTGATGCTGGCTTCAGCATTCAGTGGCACTTTAGGGCTACCTCTACTCAATTTCGTTCTGGAAAAGCTGGTAATTGGTTGTGCTGTAGCAATGGCTGTAGCACTCCAATCAGAGTTTCGCCGATTCTTGGAACAACTGGGACGGGGAGAGTTCCGGCAGTTATTTCAACCCAACCGCTTGGCAGTTCCTAAATCTGATAGCGTGATTGATGAAATTGTCGATGCTGTGAAAGAACTGTCAAAAAATCGGATTGGTGCTTTGCTGATTTTGGAAACTTCCGGTCCAATTGATGAGCGGGATTTTTCTGTACCTGGTGTAAAGTTAAATGCAGAGGTATCTAAGGAACTGATACAGACCATTTTTCAGCCCAAAACTTTATTGCATGATGGGGCAACTTTGATCCGTGGTTCGCGGATTGTCTCATCAGGTATAATTTTACCACTATCGGGACGCACAGCCTCGCGCCAGTTGGGTACACGCCATCGGGCAGCAATGGGAATTACTGAGCGGGTCGAAAATTGTATCTGCGTCGTTGTATCAGAAGAAACGGGTTCTATTTCCTTAGCGGAACGAGGAACTCTATATAGACCACTGACGATTAGAAAGTTAAAAGAGTCTTTAGAGGCTCGATTTTCGCCAACTGTAGATAGGGAAGCTGTAGCACCTGGTCTTTTCAGTTTAGGTCGTCAACTAGGTGGTCAGACACTAGCATTTGTTTTGCGTTTACTCAGATTACCATTGATCGCTTCTCGCCAAAAAAATAAGACCGAAAAATGA
- a CDS encoding DUF3143 domain-containing protein, with protein MSILPSDTPLYNHPLPQIEQWLKDQGCQQDDTELHCWRLQRASWQAELWLDTEQITVRYIQAGEKGQDIQRSFKYSLSREDIEQAVFAGP; from the coding sequence ATGTCTATTCTGCCCTCCGACACACCGCTGTATAACCATCCACTACCACAAATTGAACAATGGCTAAAAGATCAAGGTTGTCAACAAGATGACACTGAGCTACATTGTTGGCGATTGCAAAGAGCAAGTTGGCAAGCAGAACTGTGGTTAGATACCGAGCAAATTACAGTCCGATATATTCAAGCGGGAGAAAAAGGTCAAGATATCCAACGTTCTTTTAAATATTCTCTCAGTCGGGAAGACATAGAACAAGCGGTTTTTGCGGGTCCTTAG
- the lysA gene encoding diaminopimelate decarboxylase encodes MVSTHPVGVQPSGNQYLSPRGSGTTVSPNQELLPLSARVNRHDFLEIGGCDVTTLVQQFGSPLYILDEETLRTACQQYRDTFKQYYKGESQVLYASKAWNCLAVCAVVASEGLGIDVVSGGELYTAINAGVSPDKIYLHGNNKSREELILAIESGCTIVVDNWYELQTLVNIVETFHGTSLQKIRIMLRLTPGIECHTHEYIRTGHLDSKFGFDPNDLDEVFAFVSKQPGLNCVGLHAHIGSQIFERQPHRDLAAVMVQWLRDAAKYNLELTELNVGGGLGIKYTESDDPPSIEEWSKAICEVVQEACTAENLPLPKLLCEPGRSLIATACVTAYTIGSAKVIPDIRTYVTIDGGMSDNPRPITYQSVYRAVVANKMSASLTQTVTLAGKHCESGDILIKNAQLPKTEPGDILVVMGTGAYNYSMASNYNRLPRPAAVLVANSEANLILQRETYQDIIRQDCLPERLK; translated from the coding sequence ATGGTATCGACTCACCCTGTCGGGGTTCAACCTTCTGGCAATCAATATTTATCTCCCAGAGGCAGTGGTACAACTGTTTCTCCTAATCAAGAACTCTTACCTTTGAGTGCCAGAGTTAATCGTCATGATTTCCTGGAAATCGGTGGGTGTGATGTCACAACGCTGGTTCAGCAGTTTGGTTCACCCTTATATATCTTAGATGAAGAAACTCTGCGGACAGCTTGCCAACAATACCGGGATACATTCAAACAATACTACAAAGGTGAATCTCAAGTATTGTACGCTTCTAAGGCATGGAATTGTTTAGCAGTTTGTGCGGTTGTTGCCTCAGAAGGTTTAGGAATAGATGTAGTATCGGGTGGTGAACTTTACACAGCCATCAATGCGGGTGTTAGTCCAGATAAGATATACCTGCACGGGAATAATAAATCTCGTGAGGAGCTAATTTTAGCTATTGAGTCAGGTTGTACCATAGTCGTGGACAACTGGTACGAATTACAAACTTTGGTGAACATTGTAGAGACATTCCATGGAACGTCTCTACAAAAAATCCGGATTATGCTGCGGTTAACTCCGGGGATCGAATGCCATACCCATGAATATATCCGCACCGGACATTTAGATAGTAAATTTGGTTTTGACCCCAATGATTTAGATGAGGTGTTTGCTTTTGTCAGCAAACAACCAGGTTTAAACTGTGTCGGTTTACACGCTCATATTGGTTCGCAAATTTTTGAACGTCAACCCCATCGTGATTTGGCTGCTGTGATGGTACAGTGGTTGCGAGATGCGGCAAAATATAATTTGGAATTGACCGAGTTAAATGTTGGTGGTGGTTTAGGAATTAAGTACACCGAATCAGACGATCCCCCAAGCATTGAAGAATGGTCAAAGGCGATTTGTGAAGTAGTACAAGAAGCTTGTACGGCTGAAAATTTGCCCTTACCTAAATTACTGTGTGAACCCGGGCGATCGCTAATTGCGACTGCTTGCGTTACCGCCTACACTATTGGTTCAGCTAAAGTCATTCCCGATATTCGTACTTATGTCACAATTGATGGGGGAATGTCTGATAATCCCCGCCCCATCACCTACCAATCGGTTTATCGTGCGGTAGTTGCTAATAAAATGTCCGCTTCCTTAACCCAAACAGTCACATTGGCGGGTAAACATTGTGAATCAGGAGATATTCTGATTAAAAATGCCCAACTGCCAAAAACTGAACCAGGCGATATTCTCGTAGTTATGGGAACTGGTGCATACAATTACAGTATGGCATCTAACTACAACCGCTTGCCCCGACCGGCAGCAGTTTTAGTGGCGAATAGCGAAGCAAATTTAATTTTGCAACGCGAAACTTATCAAGACATAATTCGACAAGATTGCCTACCAGAAAGACTTAAATAG
- a CDS encoding isoprenyl transferase yields the protein MTTQSTELQYLPSDLKRELLPQHVAVIMDGNGRWAKRQGLPRIMGHQRGVDALKDLLRCCKDWGIKALTVYAFSTENWKRPQKEVDFVMSLIQGFLRQELREMLEKNVQIQFVGNLQALPTAVQEEISRSMAATKNNRSIKFTVATNYGGRQEILQACRVIAQKVQEGILRPDEISEELFENHLYTAGTADPDLLIRTSGEMRLSNFLLWQMAYGEIYITDTLWPDFDRREFYRALCAYQQRERRFGKV from the coding sequence ATGACTACACAATCTACTGAACTGCAATATTTGCCTTCTGATTTAAAACGAGAATTACTTCCCCAGCACGTTGCGGTGATTATGGATGGCAATGGTCGATGGGCTAAACGTCAAGGTCTACCCAGAATTATGGGGCATCAGCGGGGAGTTGATGCCCTCAAAGATTTGCTGCGCTGTTGTAAGGATTGGGGCATTAAAGCCCTGACTGTTTACGCTTTTTCTACGGAGAATTGGAAAAGACCACAGAAAGAAGTGGATTTTGTAATGAGTCTGATCCAGGGTTTTCTACGTCAAGAACTCCGGGAAATGTTAGAGAAAAATGTACAGATTCAGTTTGTGGGTAATTTACAAGCTTTACCAACAGCAGTGCAAGAGGAAATTTCTCGCTCTATGGCAGCAACTAAAAATAATCGTAGTATTAAGTTTACAGTAGCTACAAATTATGGCGGTAGACAAGAAATTTTACAAGCTTGTCGAGTGATCGCTCAAAAGGTACAAGAAGGTATATTGAGACCAGATGAAATTTCTGAAGAATTATTTGAAAATCATTTATATACAGCAGGTACAGCAGACCCAGATTTACTCATCCGCACTAGTGGGGAAATGCGACTTTCTAATTTTCTCCTCTGGCAAATGGCCTATGGAGAAATTTATATTACTGATACTCTTTGGCCAGATTTTGACCGCAGGGAGTTTTACCGGGCTTTATGTGCCTACCAACAACGGGAACGTCGATTTGGGAAGGTTTAG